A single Penaeus chinensis breed Huanghai No. 1 chromosome 7, ASM1920278v2, whole genome shotgun sequence DNA region contains:
- the LOC125027557 gene encoding uncharacterized protein LOC125027557 yields the protein MYQSDRVSMEEIFRQQNKIYKRYLKNVEAKMYMTPISAHVIHSASLNIPTIHLHKTVNNISAQYGVMRCSSHLIATAGAASATLPMTPHHHHHHTSDVGFNSSYGKLCKTSI from the exons ATGTACCA ATCTGATAGAGTGAGCATGGAGGAAATCTTTCGGCAACAAAATAAGATCTACAAGAGATATTTAAAAAATGTTGAGGCCAAGATGTACATGACTCCCATATCGGCACACGTAATACATTCAGCATCTCTAAATATACCAA CTATTCATCTGCATAAAACGGTGAATAACATTTCCGCTCAGTATGGAGTGATGAGATGCAGCTCCCACTTGATTGCAACTGCTGGTGCTGCCAGTGCCACACTGCCAATGacaccccatcaccatcaccaccacacatcCGATGTTGGTTTCAACTCTTCCTATGGCAAACTTTGCAAAACTTCTATATG A